One Solanum pennellii chromosome 10, SPENNV200 genomic region harbors:
- the LOC107032545 gene encoding uncharacterized protein LOC107032545 isoform X1: MASLDAEMEKMKFRQNYQNHWHTDLLRAPQSDPLFCCFSLWCGPCASYILRKRALYNDMSRYTCCGGYMPCSGRCGESHCPELCLCTEVFLCFANSVASTRFMLQDEFNLQTTKCDNCIIGFMFCLQQVACIFSCIACITGNDELQEASRVLNCCSDMVYCTVCSCMQTQHKVEMNKRDGKFGARPTTAPPIQHMSRLDQPLPPTIAYAPQSYPPPPPPQQPYGYPPPPPQPPIYPPPPLQHHGYPPPNYAPSGVGYPPPGYPR, translated from the exons ATGGCTTCATTGGATGCTGAAATGGAGAAAATGAAGTTCCGTCAAAACTATCAGAATCACTGGCATACCGATCTTCTCCGTGCTCCGCAGTCCGATCCTCTCT TTTGCTGTTTTTCGCTTTGGTG TGGTCCTTGTGCATCGTACATTCTCAGAAAACGAGCTCTATACAATGATATGTCAAG GTATACATGTTGTGGAGGCTATATGCCTTGTAGTGGCAGATGTGGAGAAAGTCATTGCCCCGAGTTGTGTCTTTGTACAGAG GTCTTTCTTTGCTTTGCTAATTCAGTTGCCTCAACGCGTTTTATGTTGCAAGACGAGTTCAATCTTCAGACAACAAAATGCGATAATTGCATAATT GGATTCATGTTTTGCCTCCAGCAGGTAGCATGTATATTTAGCTGCATTGCTTGTATTACAGGAAATGACGAACTTCAAGAGGCTTCTCGGGTTCTGAATTGTTGCTCGGACATGGTTTATTGCAC GGTTTGCAGCTGTATGCAG ACACAACACAAGGTTGAAATGAACAAAAGAGATGGAAAGTTTGGTGCAAGGCCAACAACAGCACCACCTATTCAACACATGTCTCGTTTGGATCAGCCTCTTCCTCCAACCATTGCATATGCACCTCAATCAtacccacccccacccccaccccagcAACCCTATGGAtacccaccaccaccaccacaaccCCCTATATACCCTCCACCCCCATTGCAACATCATGGCTATCCTCCACCCAATTATGCACCAAGTGGTGTTGGATACCCTCCACCTGGTTATCCGCGCTGA
- the LOC107032545 gene encoding uncharacterized protein LOC107032545 isoform X2, which produces MASLDAEMEKMKFRQNYQNHWHTDLLRAPQSDPLFCCFSLWCGPCASYILRKRALYNDMSRYTCCGGYMPCSGRCGESHCPELCLCTEVFLCFANSVASTRFMLQDEFNLQTTKCDNCIIGFMFCLQQVACIFSCIACITGNDELQEASRVLNCCSDMVYCT; this is translated from the exons ATGGCTTCATTGGATGCTGAAATGGAGAAAATGAAGTTCCGTCAAAACTATCAGAATCACTGGCATACCGATCTTCTCCGTGCTCCGCAGTCCGATCCTCTCT TTTGCTGTTTTTCGCTTTGGTG TGGTCCTTGTGCATCGTACATTCTCAGAAAACGAGCTCTATACAATGATATGTCAAG GTATACATGTTGTGGAGGCTATATGCCTTGTAGTGGCAGATGTGGAGAAAGTCATTGCCCCGAGTTGTGTCTTTGTACAGAG GTCTTTCTTTGCTTTGCTAATTCAGTTGCCTCAACGCGTTTTATGTTGCAAGACGAGTTCAATCTTCAGACAACAAAATGCGATAATTGCATAATT GGATTCATGTTTTGCCTCCAGCAGGTAGCATGTATATTTAGCTGCATTGCTTGTATTACAGGAAATGACGAACTTCAAGAGGCTTCTCGGGTTCTGAATTGTTGCTCGGACATGGTTTATTGCACGTAA
- the LOC114074452 gene encoding uncharacterized protein LOC114074452, which translates to MPVHSCQKATRNYLCNSRFIATVFKKKVIEQPNIRVFKLQELIRKKYNVHVGKTTTRRARAKILNELMGDHVKEFGRILDYKDELLRTNPGSTCVVKLGEANESGRPVFEAFYICFAALKMAFMSARKCIGLDGCFLKGVCRGQLLIAVAKDGNNQMLPLAWAVVENENTITWSWFISLLKEDLRLGDGTSFTIMPDMQKGLDIAIKELLPACEERRCARHILANLSKNWRGLQRKKQFWKCARNTFEVEFRENLHELSKLGTGGTCIVDDLIYYDKEYWCKVYIYCEVKSDAIDNNMCESFNA; encoded by the exons ATGCCAGTCCATTCATGTCAAAAGGCTACTAGGAATTATTTGTGCAACTCTAGATTCATTGCTACtgtttttaaaaagaaagttaTTGAACAACCAAATATCAGAGTGTTCAAGCTGCAAGAGTTAATCCGTAAGAAGTATAATGTGCATGTTGGTAAGACCACAACTAGAAGAGCAAGAgctaaaattttgaatgaacTTATGGGTGATCATGTTAAGGAATTTGGGAGAATTCTTGATTATAAGGATGAGTTGCTGAGGACTAATCCTGGGAGTACTTGTGTGGTGAAGCTAGGAGAAGCTAATGAATCTGGTAGGCCAGTATTTGAGGCATTTTACATTTGTTTTGCTGCACTCAAGATGGCATTTATGTCAGCTAGAAAATGCATTGGTCTGGATGGTTGTTTCTTGAAGGGGGTTTGCAGGGGTCAATTACTTATTGCAGTGgctaaagatggcaataatcaAATGCTTCCACTTGCTTGGGCTGTAGTTGAAAATGAGAACACAATCACTTGGAGTTGGTTTATTTCTCTGTTGAAAGAAGACTTGAGATTAGGAGATGGAACAAGTTTCACAATTATGCCAGACATGCAAAAG GGACTGGATATAGCTATAAAGGAGTTGTTGCCAGCTTGTGAGGAAAGAAGGTGTGCTAGGCATATACTAGCAAATTTGTCAAAGAATTGGAGAGGGCTGCAAAGGAAGAAGCAGTTCTGGAAGTGTGCTAGAAATACTTTTGAAGTTGAATTCAGAGAAAATCTGCACGAGTTGTCTAAATTAGGTACTGGAGGTACATGTATAGTGGATGACCTAATTTACTATGATAAAGAATATTGGTGTAAGGTGTATATTTATTGTGAAGTCAAGTCTGATGCAATAGATAATAATATGTGTGAAAGCTTTAATGCTTGA